The Alnus glutinosa chromosome 1, dhAlnGlut1.1, whole genome shotgun sequence region tatatatatatatatggcgcTTGAAGTCAGTGGCGAGCAGGATCCACTCCAGCCGATTTAAGGGTCTCTGCATTTCGAGGACTGCGagtttcaaaaaagaaaaattcatgatCATGAGCAcgcatatatatgtatacagaAAAGCAAAGAGTACTGCACAAAGCAATAAGATGCAGACCTGGTAAAGGGGTCGGGGCGGATGGGATCAGGGAGAGTAGGCTTGTTGTCCTGGATGTGAGCCACCTTCCTGAGGAAAGACTTGTTCACAAACTTATCGGCGGAACTAATGACACGGTCCGGATCCTCCACTTCCGGCATGGATTCTCTCCTCTTCTTGCTCACGTGAACCGTTGGGGAATGCATGAGCTGCTGCTTCGCCGTGTGCGTCCCTATACTCACTGCTACAGCCACCAGTCCCAGCACCACGTAAATTGGAGTAAACTCCGCCTTCATAGCGATCCTAATTAAACGAGGATTTTACaaacaaatcaagaaaaataacatttataataaatacacaaagGGATGGGAAGATGCAAACTGTAAAACCAAGTATTAAACCCAGAGCTAGCCACagacaacaaaaattaaacaaacccGGAACGATGGTTATCAGCAGAAGTGGTTGAGGATGCAAAGGATCGGCTTCCCCCCGGTCGGGTCTGCATTGATTTCCAAAAGCTCTGCACCCAAAtcccatatacatatattatgatAAACGTCAATCAAGTCAACAAATTAATTaggaagaaagatgatcatgaTAATTAATGAAGCATGCATGCACCTACAGTTGCCCTGAAAGCCATCTTAATTTAATTTCCCAATCGATCGACCAGGCAGAAAACGGAAGATTGACCTTTTTGAGACGACTCGATTGGGTTCAGGTTGTGGGGGTTCATTTTTATAGAGTGCGCTCAACAAATTAACAAGGTTCAAGACCCACGTGGCAAATGTTGTGGCCTGTATGTATATATGACACGTTGATGCCTAACATAGCGGACCGACTGATGAGCGGTGAGACACGTTGCTTGCATGCACGTTTTGTAGGAGCCGAACCCTTAGTCGTGGGCTTTGTTTGCTTCCATAAATGATATAAGAGAAGAGATCGATCATTAATTATGTGGTGGTGGTGGACAGTAGCGGATCTATTAAGAGGcggacaaaaattagctacaaattgATTTAACAAGCTGACAAGTGTCTTAAACTTTAATAGTGTTAGctccattcttcttctttttttttttttttgtcttaaacCTTTCTTCTTTGAATCTAATGTCTCTCTCAAATAAACATGACCTTTAGTTCTTCTAACCCCTTATTCTCCTtcttcgtttattttttttcctttcttctaaccctttttctttgtttcttttaccTGTTGTCTTTCCAATTAATTGACTTTCACACGATGAGcaagtgaaaaaagtgaaaaaattaaaaaaaaaaaaaaaaaaaaaaaaaaattaggacaaaaattaattattccgtttaagacaaaaaaaaaaaaaaggaaaaaaagtgcTCCATttaggaccaaaaaaaaaaaaattagaacctGCTGGACTGtcctacaaaaaaaatataaaaaaataaataaaaaagaaaagaaaaaagtggaaTACTGATGTGTACATAAAAGAACCATCAAGTAAACTTACTGTTAACAACCATCACAACTGCCCAATTTTGCTTCTTTCGGGCTCTTGCTCATGGTGGTTCGGGCTGCGACAGCCACGTCTTCATCAAATAGCGTTGGCGCAATTCAAAGGTTACCTCGCCGGAGACGAAGTCCCGGAGATTTTGAATGTCGCTGACTTCTAGCTTGTAGGAGTATCACTTTGAAGATGGGGTACGTAGGACTTTTCTTGGAGCGGCCGCAAGATGGAGTATGACCCATATATTCTTGCCATTTTCATTGTTTTCTACTTATTATTTGCTTCCATAAATGATAAACCTTAGTTTGGAATTTTCGGTTTTGTTAGTAAAATGAATTAGACTTTAAACCAGATATGTTTGGCGTACGTGTTTGTATTGTAATTATTCCCTTTATCTTCGTCGTCTTGCGGAATATTTAGTGGGTTGAATCGCCATATTTCTTTCGTTTCTCTGaatatattaattgtttaaGATTTAACCATGCAAGCAGGGGAAAATTAAGCTAAGGCTCATTTTAAATTTGTAgcctttttgtttaattttccaTTAATTGGAGTCTGTTTTCAATGTCTGAGGTAACTGATCGATATGGCTGTACGTTTCAGTTTATACTTTTTGTCTCTCGTATACAAATTACAATCACATTTCGTATTTTTGTGTAGCGAAATTTGTTAACACTTCAACGGTTTTCAGTTTCACGTGTCGCGTTATTGATGACATTGGAGATCATGTGCGACACATTTAGGATGTGAAATTCCATATTGTCCCATGTCTTAACAAAATAACGTCGGTTTCTAGACTATGTACCGATTTTCCAACAAATGAAGTGACAATTACACTATATATTATTAGAAACTaaaattggaaagaaaatttctgATTCTCattaaaatgtaaaatatacAATTAAGTAGTATCTATTTATATAAGAACtattacaaagaaaagaaactgaTCTAATCTGTTGAGTCTAAGATTAATTATCACACGTGAAAAACAAGCTAAACAGAATAACAGATTAATACACACGTGATAAACAATCCTAAATCTAGCTAAGCATCCAGCTGTACTGTGAAATATATCCTCCCTCCAGTTTAAAGGAGATTTTTTTCTAGTCTATCTTTGAAGTCGACTGTAACTTGAAAACTGGATGCTTTTATCCCTAGAATCTGGTTTCAGGTGTTTCTTTACAAGGCCAACAAAGGCGATTTATGCCCATCAGAAATGTTTAGTCTATTCCTAGAAATATTCACATGCATACGCGTCTGAGATCATATAGAATCGGTATTCTCTGCTTACTTTTTGGCAGGTCCATCATCTCGTATTATTAGAGCCAGTAGCATGCACGCAAGCGGATGGCATTATCTCACCAAGAAAACATTCAACTTTCCCAGGCTGAAGTTCTCGACCGCATTCATTTTCCTTCACTCTCAAGTTTTGTCAAGCTCGTGGTGCATTAATAACTGTTTTCAACACCCTGCGAGGCTCCTTTTGATGTTCTACGGTTCAAGACCATATGCTTTACTCTAGTTTCCTGCTTTAGAACCAAATGAACTCAGAAATACGAAGATTGGTCTGGAAGAATCTTCATTTGCCTAAGCACCAAAGCTGCTTTTTTCTTTAGTTCAGCATCATGCAGAAGCTGGATGAGGATCCTCTCTGACCGCTGAAATAATGTATCGGTGATCTGTGTATTCCTTAGGATCTTCTGGAAGAGGTCTAAGGCTTTTGTTTTGGCAGCCAAGGAACCCTTCTCCAGGACTTGTAGAATGGCCACCACTCCCTGGCTATCAACAATGGCTGCAGTTGCACGAGACAGTGTGCTATGCTCTGTTAGCAATGTTTCGAGTGCCATTATAGCAGCCTCCACTGCACCGGACTCTGTCTCACTCAAAGTTCGCACCAGTGGCTTCACTGCATCTGCCTTGACAAGGCAGAATGTATCTCTAGGTGAACAGGCAGCACCATGAACAGAACATATACTTACATTCTCTGAAGAGGTTGAGCAACACCAAGACATGTTTGTTAGGAGCTTCATCAGTGGCATAGAGTGTTTGGCCTGCTTTGCCACGATGGTTGCATCATAGATTGACTGGCTCGTGGATTGGGATAGTTTGGCAAGTGCAATGGCTGCCCGCTGCTTGGCAAGTGAGCTTCCCCTGGAGAGAACACGAACTAGTGATGGGTACAGTTCAAGTTTGCCCACTTGCCTCTGAAGTTCAGGTTTGGTAGGTTCTGTGTATCGTAAAAGTGCAGCCAGAGCATTTTCTAGTAAAGAAGTGCCAGGAGCCATGTTTCCATCAGTTTCCTCATCGGCATTGCAAATCACCTCATGAATGGCTTTTAATGTGTCTGATTTGCGGAGAATCTCATCAATATCAACATCATCACTGGGAAGCTGGCTGATGATTCCAGCAGCAATTGACCTTTCTTCAATATCTGGTGAAGAGGTGAGGATGCCTGCCAGGGTGGTGATTGCTGTTTCTTTTGCAGGAGACGGGGGTAGTGGAGCCCCAGCAGGATGACCTTCAGAAATGCAGTATATGAGCCTCATTGTCCACCGCTTCACCACAGGCTGGTCACTGTGAAGCAAAGAGAAGAGTTGCCCAACTGCATCTTCATCTGATCGAATTAGGTTTTGAGCTGTCTCAGATTTTTGGCTGAGCTCAACCAGCAGGTGTAAGAACTGAACCTTAGTTTTAGGATCAGAACTGGCTACAACATGCAGAAGGAGACTCACATTGTGCTTTGATTGCAGTTCCTGCAAGCCCCGATATTTCTGAAGTTCAAGTTGCTGACTGGCTCCAATCAGTAGAGCGAGAATCCTAGCTGCTTCTTCTTTCTCATGTGGGTCAGACCTGGCAAATGAAATGAGACCAAGCAAATGTGGTATTGTAACAGGGTCTTTCAGAAGTCGCTTTACCATCCTGGGGTACTCTACGAGCTTTGTGATAGATCTGAGGCAAGCTACTTTGCATGCTGGGGCACTAGAAGAGAGCATCTGGACTAAATTATGTATGAACTGCTTGTTTTTTAAGTCCTCAATGCTGCTCTCCTTGAGTTGCATCTCTATCAATGCTGCAGCCATCAATGTTCTGGTCTCTTGAGGTCCTGCAAGAAGAGATCCAGGTTGGTATATGGTTTGCCAGTTGGTAGGTATCATATGGAATATAATATTACCTTGGTTGAAGCGAGTCACAAATGGTTGGAAGTGTCCGACTTCAGCCATCTTGACCACAAAATGTGTGTTGGAGGAGAGGTTCTGCAACACTTTGTGGGCTTTCTGTGAAATGTCAAGGTTATTGTTAGCGAGTAAAGAAACCAAAAGAGGAATGCAATCTTTTGTATTTCCAATTTTCTCCGCATGGGTTTCTCTTTCTGACAGCTCCAACAAGATTGCAATGGCATCAGGTTCTGTGCCATCTTTATATATCTGCTTCACGATGCAACGAACAGCCCCGGCTTTAATAATGGTTTCCTGCAAGTTCCAAGCAACAAAAGTTCTTACATTAAGTTGGGTTAAAGATGAAATGGAAATGTGATGAGTTAATACTATTACTCACCATTTGCTTACCTGATGATTATCACAATATTTAGCTAGGTAGTAGAGGCATTTTAGTGCTGCTGCACTGTTTAGCCTTTTGTCTTTTAGGATCTCCACCAACTTTGGTATGAGTCCTTCCTCTGCAAATTTGGCTGCATATGAAGGTACCTCCAGCAAAACTTGCATATTCTCTAATGCCCTTTTCTGTCTGGAAAGGTCATTTGAGGTGATTCCAGGCACTGCAGCTTGGAATTTTAAGTCCATATCCCGCTGTTTCCATTCTTCTATAGAGTTTCGAAGGGAAAGATTTGGAGTAAGGTCCATAGATGGGAGCTCCTGTTTGCAGGTAGGGCactttctctctcctcttctgAAGTGTTCCTGAATTGCTTTCCTCTCAAAGCTGTGGCCACAAAGGACTGCAACTGGATCTGTCATCATCTCGTTGCACAATGGACATATGAATGAATCAATTGGGTACTGCTGGTGGTATGTGGCAATTATGTCGTCCTGTGGCCTTGTAACAATTTCTGTACTGTACAAGAACTGTATCAACTGTGATAACTGAAGTGCCTCTGCCTGCTTCTTTTGATCTTccatttcttctttctcctgCTTCAGAAGCTCCAGTTCATTTTGTACCATGGATGCATTCATACTAGCACCAACAGCTTCTGCAATCTTTTCCAGGAGCTTTTCAGCATTCTCCTGATTCTTACAGTTCTGGGATATTGAATCCTCTATTTCTGAAGCAATTTTGTCTGTTGCTAGTGCTGACTGAAACTCCATTGTGCTCAGATTGTCAATGATCTGGTTAGTCTTATTCTTCAAGTTCAGGGCGATGTCAAGATTGATCAGCTGAAACGAGGAAATGGCCTTGGCAATATCTTTTGCCACATCCTGCATCTGCAAGAGTATTGAGTGTGACTTAAATAAGAGACGGATGCGGCTTCCAGATTTGTAATCTTTAATGATCTTGCAGGCTTTTTCCAGCTGAAAACTCAAGGTCTCTAATGCAGCTCTTGTGGATTCTGAACCTGTTGCATCAACAATTTTCTGGGCATTCAGCGAGCCAAAGAGGACTTTCAGCTCAAAAATAATCTTGGAGAATTCCTGAAAGCTGCCCTTGTTAAGCACCACAACACTTGTTTCACTTGCAAGTTCCATCGCCTGTTGTGTTACCTCATTCCATAGTTGTTGCAGTAGTGCCATCCCTCCATCCATGATTCCTACATTGAAGTCCATTGAATTATCTGAAGTTGCTGAAATTTGAAGGTCTGGATTGGGTATCTTGATCTCCCTATTAGATCAGTCAATTTCACCAATAATTCATAGCAACTCGATTTGCATCCAGCCCTGCAAACCCTaaaatcagaaaacatttaGGATTTGAAGCTGCAGTACAAAGCTGGACTACACTAAATATTACTTTCATCATGCCCGCTCTTTTTACTGGCAGGTTGTCTATGTTGCTGGAAAGCGATGATGCAGTACTGTATTTTGAAGCATTTTTTATGAAGGCGGTATTGCTAATGATTATATTTATAGGGATCAAAATTGGGTAAGTAATTAGTCATGGACTCATGGTTACTCCTAGTCCCTAGAGAAAGTAAGTCGGCTTAGTGAGCAATGCTTTCACaatattttctaaaagaaaattattagaaTTCATTTGCTGAGATTACTAGAATTAAATAGAAATTGTTCGTTGAAGAAGGTAAACGATACATTTAGCAGTAAAGGTCATGTAAATTCAAAATCctcaggaagaaaaagaagaaactcaaaaaagaaatatgAGGAGGAGCTGGAGGTTGTCTCACCTGTAGAGCTGGTTCGTTCTCAAGGCAAATCCAGAGCAAAAATTCCCTCTTCAATTCGTTTCGTCTCTCCAGTTGATATGACGAAGTACCAAGCCTGCGGAGTTATTGGTTACTATTGACTTTCTGAAAACGGAGTTATTTGGCAAAGCGCAGTTATTTGTGCTGGACTACAAACAAATAGTTGTGTAAAATAGACAGACATGGAAAATGTGTggaggattctattgaagacgaTCGAGAGGATGCAAAGAGAGAAGGAGTGTGAATTCCCAATTGGGGTGGTCAGTCGGTCAAATTCAAACGATGAGAAAAGGTCCTGGCTTTTGGGATGGAAAATGAACGGGAAATTGTGGTGCTGTGTCTGGGACCAGTTGAATGGATCGTATGTGGACGCGTAAAAGAGCAGCCACGTGGTCACTAGTTAATTTGTTGGGGGCCTGGGGGGACTTTTTAAGCGCGTTGGCTAGCTTTACATATCATTTGACATTTAGCAACACAACGAATTAGAAGATAAaaattaagagtaatgattcactatcacttaaatatataattttttatcactttatttatgtggtaaggtggttcttcaccttaatttatttttaaaaaataaaaaaactcaaaaagttgtggaggaccatcttgccacatagacaaggtggtgaaaagttgaatatttaggtggcattgaatcattattcaaaaattaaaagggCTGGGATATATGTTGTCCACAACTTCAAGACACGTGTCGGTATCTTTAATGTGTTTTAAAGTTGTACATTAATTAtgtatttgttgtatttttaatattttttaaaaataaataatctattaaattaTTTGGAAAAGTGATTCATGCAATACAAGtacacaattttaaagcacattGAGGTGGAGTCTACAC contains the following coding sequences:
- the LOC133867884 gene encoding uncharacterized protein LOC133867884, which translates into the protein MAFRATSFWKSMQTRPGGSRSFASSTTSADNHRSGIAMKAEFTPIYVVLGLVAVAVSIGTHTAKQQLMHSPTVHVSKKRRESMPEVEDPDRVISSADKFVNKSFLRKVAHIQDNKPTLPDPIRPDPFTSPRNAETLKSAGVDPARH
- the LOC133863578 gene encoding U-box domain-containing protein 44-like isoform X1; its protein translation is MDFNVGIMDGGMALLQQLWNEVTQQAMELASETSVVVLNKGSFQEFSKIIFELKVLFGSLNAQKIVDATGSESTRAALETLSFQLEKACKIIKDYKSGSRIRLLFKSHSILLQMQDVAKDIAKAISSFQLINLDIALNLKNKTNQIIDNLSTMEFQSALATDKIASEIEDSISQNCKNQENAEKLLEKIAEAVGASMNASMVQNELELLKQEKEEMEDQKKQAEALQLSQLIQFLYSTEIVTRPQDDIIATYHQQYPIDSFICPLCNEMMTDPVAVLCGHSFERKAIQEHFRRGERKCPTCKQELPSMDLTPNLSLRNSIEEWKQRDMDLKFQAAVPGITSNDLSRQKRALENMQVLLEVPSYAAKFAEEGLIPKLVEILKDKRLNSAAALKCLYYLAKYCDNHQETIIKAGAVRCIVKQIYKDGTEPDAIAILLELSERETHAEKIGNTKDCIPLLVSLLANNNLDISQKAHKVLQNLSSNTHFVVKMAEVGHFQPFVTRFNQGPQETRTLMAAALIEMQLKESSIEDLKNKQFIHNLVQMLSSSAPACKVACLRSITKLVEYPRMVKRLLKDPVTIPHLLGLISFARSDPHEKEEAARILALLIGASQQLELQKYRGLQELQSKHNVSLLLHVVASSDPKTKVQFLHLLVELSQKSETAQNLIRSDEDAVGQLFSLLHSDQPVVKRWTMRLIYCISEGHPAGAPLPPSPAKETAITTLAGILTSSPDIEERSIAAGIISQLPSDDVDIDEILRKSDTLKAIHEVICNADEETDGNMAPGTSLLENALAALLRYTEPTKPELQRQVGKLELYPSLVRVLSRGSSLAKQRAAIALAKLSQSTSQSIYDATIVAKQAKHSMPLMKLLTNMSWCCSTSSENVSICSVHGAACSPRDTFCLVKADAVKPLVRTLSETESGAVEAAIMALETLLTEHSTLSRATAAIVDSQGVVAILQVLEKGSLAAKTKALDLFQKILRNTQITDTLFQRSERILIQLLHDAELKKKAALVLRQMKILPDQSSYF
- the LOC133863578 gene encoding U-box domain-containing protein 44-like isoform X2; the protein is MDGGMALLQQLWNEVTQQAMELASETSVVVLNKGSFQEFSKIIFELKVLFGSLNAQKIVDATGSESTRAALETLSFQLEKACKIIKDYKSGSRIRLLFKSHSILLQMQDVAKDIAKAISSFQLINLDIALNLKNKTNQIIDNLSTMEFQSALATDKIASEIEDSISQNCKNQENAEKLLEKIAEAVGASMNASMVQNELELLKQEKEEMEDQKKQAEALQLSQLIQFLYSTEIVTRPQDDIIATYHQQYPIDSFICPLCNEMMTDPVAVLCGHSFERKAIQEHFRRGERKCPTCKQELPSMDLTPNLSLRNSIEEWKQRDMDLKFQAAVPGITSNDLSRQKRALENMQVLLEVPSYAAKFAEEGLIPKLVEILKDKRLNSAAALKCLYYLAKYCDNHQETIIKAGAVRCIVKQIYKDGTEPDAIAILLELSERETHAEKIGNTKDCIPLLVSLLANNNLDISQKAHKVLQNLSSNTHFVVKMAEVGHFQPFVTRFNQGPQETRTLMAAALIEMQLKESSIEDLKNKQFIHNLVQMLSSSAPACKVACLRSITKLVEYPRMVKRLLKDPVTIPHLLGLISFARSDPHEKEEAARILALLIGASQQLELQKYRGLQELQSKHNVSLLLHVVASSDPKTKVQFLHLLVELSQKSETAQNLIRSDEDAVGQLFSLLHSDQPVVKRWTMRLIYCISEGHPAGAPLPPSPAKETAITTLAGILTSSPDIEERSIAAGIISQLPSDDVDIDEILRKSDTLKAIHEVICNADEETDGNMAPGTSLLENALAALLRYTEPTKPELQRQVGKLELYPSLVRVLSRGSSLAKQRAAIALAKLSQSTSQSIYDATIVAKQAKHSMPLMKLLTNMSWCCSTSSENVSICSVHGAACSPRDTFCLVKADAVKPLVRTLSETESGAVEAAIMALETLLTEHSTLSRATAAIVDSQGVVAILQVLEKGSLAAKTKALDLFQKILRNTQITDTLFQRSERILIQLLHDAELKKKAALVLRQMKILPDQSSYF